Genomic segment of Nothobranchius furzeri strain GRZ-AD chromosome 12, NfurGRZ-RIMD1, whole genome shotgun sequence:
TAGATTTCTCTACTAAAGCTTGTTTATCACTCAGTAAATCTAATGATGTATACTTGGTTTTCAAGCTGCACTAGATATTCTGTTTAAACTTAAATTATAGAAATAAAAAGCTGTAATGTCTGCATTCATGTGGAATCCTGGGACATTATCACTCAAAGCTGTGGACATTCCTACTCATTTATATGGTGAAATGCACTTTTTACATGTTCAACCAAACAGTTTTCCAACTAAAAACAAGACTTTTGACACAACTTTCCAAAATCTATTTAATAGCTGAATTGTGTGTGCCTACTGTGTGACTGTAGTTGTATCGTCTCATGGCCTCTCTGATGTGACAGGGCTGGATGACTCCGCTGGGAGGCTCCACAGTAGCCGGGCAGCTCTGAAACATCTCAGAGTTACTAAGATCTCTAGGTTAGCAGATCTGTGACCACCTCACATCTACTGTCACAAAAACGTGTGGACGAGAACGTCCGCTGCATTTTTGCTAAACCTCAAAGAGTTGGCACCTTCTTGCGTTTCCTCTGCCGTACTCGGCCATCCACGCTGCCGTTACCCTGCAGGAGGGGCTTCAAAGAGTGGGAGGAGCCTGGAGTGGAAGGGGGCGTGGCCTCAGGTGAATCTGGATCCCTCTTCACCTGCAATGGCGCAGTAAAAAAGAATCTATCGTGAATTTAGTGACTGAAATGAAAGAGAAGAAATGAGGCGAGTGTGAACCTCGGTGAGCGTGTTGTAGTGGATGTAGCTGGCGGAGATCACATGAGTGACAGGATTGTTCTTCACCATCATTTCCTGCTTCACCAACAGAGATAAATCTACAATCTGGAGACAGAAAACACATTTCATAACCTCTACCTGTCAAGTTGATTATAAGCCACTCCAACATGGAACCTTCACCCACCCTGACTACAAAGACAGATCTACAGAGATCTGTAGAAAAATCTGTAAAGGTGCCGATCAAGCGGATACGTCTATGAAACATATTCCTTTTCCACACTCTGTGATTTTATTTGCTTACCTGAGCTACCGTCTCATAGGCCAGGTATGAAAGGATCTCCATGGCGATGCTGTTGGGTTTCAGCTCCAGGCTGCTGCAGTCCAGCCAGTCCCGAAATTTGGAGGCTTTTTTAGCTGCAGTTggtcaaaaaaaagaaaaagaaaaaaagatgcaCATTTTTACAAAGATCAAGCCTAACGCAGAGCAACCAAATTCTATAAAAAACTTCTAATTCTTACCGAAGCTGAGCTGCCGACTCTCACAGAACTCAGAATACTGAGCTGCATCCATACTCCGAGTCTGACGCTCCAGACGCTGAatattcacacacacgcacgcacacacacacacacacacacacacacacacactttaatctCCACTGGAACTCTAAACAAGAAACAGGTGCTAATCTAGTCacggtgacctctgacctcaatcCTCTCCTGTTTGATGGGGTCGACTTCCTGTCGCTCAATTAAGGGCAGGAGCTCGCCGGTCTGATCCATCCACACCAGGAAGTCTTGAGCTAAACGCTGCCTCCGCTGGTTACCGCCAGCTGCTGCACCTGATGAGTTCAAACAGAAAAACACAATAAAGGACAAACTTTCTTAGTTTTGGACCATTTTGTTCTTTAACATTTGTGAGCACTTTACCCGGTTCTTGTTGCACATCTTCATCCTCCAGAGTTTTGAGCAGGTTAGATTTATAATCTCTAAACTGGAGATATTTCAGTAATCGGGCCAACTTTTTCTGACATTTAAACAGacaagaaaaaaataagacaAACTATGATTTATAAAACAAACTGTCCTCATAACTTTTGTGTCTTTGATGTGTTTTATGAAGCTTTATTTGTCTACCTTGTCTCTCCTCATCAGGAACAGGATGTCCTCGGCTGAAATGACCCTGGAACCACGAAGCGCCGCTCCCTCACAGGCTTGATGAAGCTGATGAATTAACAATTAATCAGAATTACATGGCATGACTAGAAGGAAGGTTAGGATCTAAAACGCCTTCCCAAGATTTTTGTTTGTTACCATATTTATGAGCTGTGTGTGTACAATGTCCTCCACCAGAGCTGCTGTTTCATACAGGGCCCTGCGTGAGTCTCCCAGAgcaaacctacacacacacacacacacacacacacacgcatgcacgcacgcacgtacgcacacacacacacacactttaaataACATCAGAAAGTCACACAGTTTAAATAACATCAGAAATAGTTGACATGAGCTAAAGTAAACAGAAGTTTCAATAAATCCCCTGAAACAGAAAATGAAACACTCTGTGTAACATAAAAGTTTTGGGTTGTGTTAATGCACAACCCCTAGAGTTTATATGGATAGTTTCAGATTTTTTCCATCACCCATAAAGGTTTTTATaatgttaaaggtgcaatttgtaagaatgacatcctgtggtcaaattaggTAACTGCTAGGGATGCAACCAAAATACGACCACCAACAACTTTCCGCCAAAAATGACCCAAAAGTGCATTTTAGGTTTTCAGCTGAAAGACCTAAATCACCCAAACAACACAGCTGAAACAGGTCGTTTTACCTCGCTCCGCCCTCTAGTTGCTACTTGCTTAATTAAAAATCAGTACTTTTGTACAAAGTTACGTTTTTTTCTCTTTTAGTAATGCTGTTTCAATACGATTGTTTTTTAAGATTCGGGACCAGTTTGTTTCACACGTAAGGAGAAAGTAGTGAAGCAGCTCTAACGTTTTAGAGCAATGCGGTGCACGCATTTAGTAAAAAATTCAAGATTCTCCTTCTAACCTGGAGAGCCCTGCATGGACAGACTCCAGTGTACATTAGTAGTTATCTGCAGCCGTACACCCCATCCAGGTCCTTGAGGTCCTCTGACAACGGCCTGCTCTCTGTCCCAAGAAACAGACTCCAGACTGAAGGAGACAGAGCCTTTTCCTCCGTGGCCCCTGGACTCTGGAATTCTCTTCCTCTTATCTCTTATCCtatgtgatctccagctttcgtgggatcagttcacagccgagtgtgaagcagctgggatgagaaccagctcctctaaatctgagaccatggtcttgagcctGAAACCAAGACAATGCCTTTTCCAGATCAGGggtgaggtcctgtcccaagtgttAACAAGTGAGGGAACGATGGAGCGCAAGATCCGACAGGCGGAATGAAGTTGAGGTTGTCCTGGAGAACAAAAATTGTATTAGCTCCAGACGGTACGTGTGTACGTTAGATTCTCTTATTGTGAGTTCTGCCGCTGCAGAAACAACGAAACGACTTCACTACAGCATGAATTCAATAATACGCTGTAAGAACAAACCAACAACCAGTTTATGTCATAAAAACAGGAAAAGTGGAATTCCTCCACAGGCTCTCTTGGTTTAGACTTTATCCTCAAACATTTCTAAGACTAAAATACCTAAATTGTAGAAAActacaaaataaaatgttttttctttgaGTTCCAAACATTTTGATTAAATCAGGTTTATAATATGATTTGCATGTGCAAACGAATTCCATAAAAGATTCTCTTGAAAGTCTTCGACTGAATGATTGGGGTTTGCAAAtattgtcacacacacactgaggtcaaaaggtgcccccccccccccacacacacacacacacacatacacacactgaccaCAGTTGGGTCAAACCTCGATTTGCATCCATACAGACCACTTCCATAATGAAAAATTCACCTAAACCCACATCCTGCAGCTCGTTCCTTCTCTCATTTCATTTTCtccatcccacacacacacacacacgcctgacTGCCACGCCCCTCCCCTCGTTTACCTGCTCTCCGATTGGCTGTGGGCAGCCATCAGTCACACAGGTGAGAATATCCCTGGTTTGGGGTTGCGGACAGGTTGGCTTCAGGAGCCGGGGTGGAGCGTGGCAGCTTTAGGTTTTGGGGTTTAGTTGGGTTTCAGCCTCTTTAACCACCAGCAACACACCTCAGCCAAACACAAggtgagtgcacacacacacacacatggatgccACAACATGACAGCTGATTTAGGGAAAAAAGAACCAATATTTGCAGAATTAAATGAACTTGCTTCTAATAATTCAGCTCACAAACTTGCGCACCAACTTCCATCCCTTTTCTAAAATTACATACACTTTAAATACGGTATtaatacaattattattattactattattattattattagtagtagtagtagtactagtagtagtagtagtagtatcactcCAAACATCTGCTGCTCGTCAGTCCCTCGACACATTATTTGTTGGAATGACGTTTTACTTTCTTACTTTTGTATATTTCCTGAAATGTTCCAGAGCATTCTGAAGCACGTTtatgtcaaatcaaatcaaatcgcttttattgtcacgtcacatgtgcaggtacactagtacagtacatgtgagtgaaattcttgtgtgcgagcttcacagcaacagttgtgcaaaatacaataacgtaaaaacaagcaaaatataaaaacggctaatctaagtaataatatatatagtatttaaggtatatacattcctaaatgtgtgtgctaagtatttttttttctacgagtgtgcatgtgagtgtgtgtataatgcatacatacatatttaacaAATTAATATGAAGACCACCATTTATATATACATAACATAAAtgttatgtatatatttatactaTTATCATATTTATTTCATATATAACAACTAACACTGATAGGATTTATGAACTGTTTATGTAAGAAGTGAGGAAGTCTGAGAAGTCTCTCCTGAGCAAAGTTTTCTGCATTTCATCAGCTCTTCACCGCATAACAATCTAACTAAAATGAAAATGCTTAAATCATGAACACAAAATAaacttttaaaaaactatattgttTTATAACATTTGTGTTTGGATCTGAACACCTCTCAGTTTAACCTTCCTGGTTCTCACTTGTCCACCAGGTTCTTATGGCTTCAAACAGTCTGTTCAGCAGCACCAGTCCGATGCTGTACTGGGGTGAGATATGttttcagagtgtgtgtgtgtgtgtgtctgtgtgtctgtctgtctgtctgtctgtgtgtgtgtgtgtgtgtgtgtgtgtgtgtgtgtgtgtgtgtgtgtgtgtgtgtgtgtgtgtgtgtgtgtgtgtgtgtgtgtgtgtgtgtgtgtgtgtgtgtgtgtgtgtgtgtgtgtgtgtgtgtgttacatcatGCTCTGCAGCTCAGGGATGAAACTGGTCCTGGAGGCAGGACGGTCTTTAGAAGCGGAGGAGGCAGAACCAGCCATCGGACTGCTCATAACCACGAACACCTGATGATACAAAAACAGCTCAGAATGCACTAAAAGTGTTGGTAGCTCGTCACTAAACCACCAAACATTTAGCCTTACCTGACATGTAACCTTACGCATTATTGCATTGAACATCATATAAGGAACATTTGAGAATATTTTAGGTAAATTGTAGATCTCAGCATGACCAAGATCCTCCGTAAATAATATCAAACACAATATGCTTTATCAAAAAAAAACTTCAAcaatttataaaaaataaaagctgttGTCTGATAATAGCAGGACCAAACTGCTCAAGGAAAAAGCAAGCTGGTTATTTATTTGCCACAGATAAACAAATCATACTGAGGAGTTTTATTATTCCACAATTAGGTTTCTACTAAAAGTAGAAAACTTCCTTTTCTAACAGCACATGTTATGTGCTAAATCTTTTTATACCTCTGGTTTTACACATTGCTTAGTTCTGCTACAATTCTAATTAAGTTTGATTGCGCATGCCCAAACTACTCAATCCAAAATATGGCTGCTTTTGCTCAAGTGGTCTCCCTTCTCTCCTTAAATAgattaaaagtttatttttctaGAAAGAAAACCTAATTTTTAAGCGGCTGTGTGAATTGTATGACTGTTTACATTCCGATGCGACTTTTATCCGACTTAAACTTTGAGAGATTAAAGAACAAAAGCTGAGACAAGAGCTTAGAAAAACAAGATAGCAGAAAAGATGTGAGGCGAAAAAACACACACAGCGTCCAAACAGAGACACGTTGGACAGGTGGTGTGACCGCAGTAACGTCCCCTCCGGCAGTACAATCTGAATAATAATACAGTTCCCTCCTATTCAAACACTGCGGTGAGTTAAGCACACCAGATAAAACAATAAAGGGTAAAGTgggcaggaggaggaagagaaagAAGTCAAAACACAGAGAAGATGGACAAAATTAATCAAAACCCACCAAACTCCTTCGGTAAAACGTCTCGACAGGTTATTGTTGATGCTGTTAAAGTTTCGTCGCGCGTTGATGACGTATCGCCGAGAAAGCACAGCACTTTGGGGATTGTAGTTTCCTATTATTTCTTGGTTAAAACCAAACGTTCCTTTTCACAAAGTTTCCTTTTAAATATTCTAACGAGaacaaattttttttatttcacttcTCAACTTTGTAATGGTAGTAATGTTTACAAAGTTAAAAGTTTTTTACTGGTTAGAAGTTAACTTTTTACAGTGATTGTAAAGTACTTGACATGAATACATAGACCATATAAATAATTACATAGACGCCCCATGGACTGGTGCCACTGTAGTGGCCGGCCGCCttcttagatgggtctccattcgtccccagaccccagtgcatttatttctactcagGAAGGTGTTCACACAACTAAAAAACAAAGTTTACCAAGTTTATCAGTTTAGCAGGCTGATTCTACCCGCCAATCGGAGGCCCCCCCTAATGGTGCCAACCAATCAGTCAGCAGTCTGCACATGTGCACTTCCCCAAAATATCACATATG
This window contains:
- the supt3h gene encoding transcription initiation protein SPT3 homolog isoform X2 — its product is MSSPMAGSASSASKDRPASRTSFIPELQSMMFALGDSRRALYETAALVEDIVHTQLINMLHQACEGAALRGSRVISAEDILFLMRRDKKKLARLLKYLQFRDYKSNLLKTLEDEDVQQEPGAAAGGNQRRQRLAQDFLVWMDQTGELLPLIERQEVDPIKQERIERLERQTRSMDAAQYSEFCESRQLSFAKKASKFRDWLDCSSLELKPNSIAMEILSYLAYETVAQIVDLSLLVKQEMMVKNNPVTHVISASYIHYNTLTEVKRDPDSPEATPPSTPGSSHSLKPLLQGNGSVDGRVRQRKRKKSCPATVEPPSGVIQPCHIREAMRRYNYSHTITYRRSGMAFLTC
- the supt3h gene encoding transcription initiation protein SPT3 homolog isoform X1, which gives rise to MSSPMAGSASSASKDRPASRTSFIPELQSMMFALGDSRRALYETAALVEDIVHTQLINMLHQACEGAALRGSRVISAEDILFLMRRDKFVLFFSCLFKCQKKLARLLKYLQFRDYKSNLLKTLEDEDVQQEPGAAAGGNQRRQRLAQDFLVWMDQTGELLPLIERQEVDPIKQERIERLERQTRSMDAAQYSEFCESRQLSFAKKASKFRDWLDCSSLELKPNSIAMEILSYLAYETVAQIVDLSLLVKQEMMVKNNPVTHVISASYIHYNTLTEVKRDPDSPEATPPSTPGSSHSLKPLLQGNGSVDGRVRQRKRKKSCPATVEPPSGVIQPCHIREAMRRYNYSHTITYRRSGMAFLTC
- the supt3h gene encoding transcription initiation protein SPT3 homolog isoform X3; this translates as MLHQACEGAALRGSRVISAEDILFLMRRDKFVLFFSCLFKCQKKLARLLKYLQFRDYKSNLLKTLEDEDVQQEPGAAAGGNQRRQRLAQDFLVWMDQTGELLPLIERQEVDPIKQERIERLERQTRSMDAAQYSEFCESRQLSFAKKASKFRDWLDCSSLELKPNSIAMEILSYLAYETVAQIVDLSLLVKQEMMVKNNPVTHVISASYIHYNTLTEVKRDPDSPEATPPSTPGSSHSLKPLLQGNGSVDGRVRQRKRKKSCPATVEPPSGVIQPCHIREAMRRYNYSHTITYRRSGMAFLTC